Part of the Leptospiraceae bacterium genome is shown below.
AATTATTATTCAGGAGCGGGTCAGGGGCTAATGTTCATTGGACTTTACGATGCGGAAAGAAATTTTAGGCGTCAACCCGATTATATTAAATACTCTGACCGCGAAGTAAAATTTGATTTAAATGATGCAGTTGTAGGTTATGAACTACAAAAGAATGGCTGGGTATACAATGATTTGCCGTATCGAGCTGCTGTTAGGACAAATGAAAAATACCAAGATTTAAACTATCCTATTTTTTCTGAAACAAATTATGACAGAGATATTAGGCTTTGGAAGGAAAAGCAATTAGCCGAAGAAAACACGCTTTTAAAATATGGAAATTATTCTCGCACCAGTCGTAGTACAGTGAATGCGGATACTCTAAATAATCCCATTCTATCGACAATGATGTATTCTATTTATTCTTCTTATCGAGATGCTGGAGCAATGGGCGAGGAAAGAAAATCAGAAACAATCAATGAATTGGCGTATGCTCCATTTAACTACAAAATTTTGCAAAAACCAGAAGTAATTGCTCCTATTGCTATTCTTGCCTTGTTTATGGGGGTTGGATCTAGGGGTGGAGATCCAATACTTATGCCAAGTAGTGTGAAGAGAGACGGTTCCATGTATGCGAAGGCATTTATTGATGGAATTTCACCTGGCATTGGAGAGGAAGCTTTTTTCAGAGGTTACTTGAATCATTCTCTTAGTACAAGTTATGGACCTGTGACAGGAATTGGAACTTCTTCCGTTTTATTCATGTTAGCCCACGAAGGAAATGAAGATGCTAGAGACGGTAGATTCGCAAGATTACTAGCCGGAGTTTATCTGGGTTGGATACACTATCGAAATGCTTATGATATTCGTCCAGGGATCGCGGTTCATTTTTGGAATAATTTTCTGATAGGACTTGCCATGATGTCAAGGTATAAAGCTGATCCAAATTATGATAAGGGGCAAAGAGATGTTTACTTCATGCCAATCCAATTTACTTTTAGTATGTAGGTATACAGGAAATAAATTTATTTATGAAATTAAATCTAACTAAATCTTTTCTATTTTTTTTTAAACTATGTTTGTTTGTTTTATTTTTTTCTTGCGATGTTCCAGAAGAAAAAACTGAGTCGAAGGATAATATAAATTTAGGATATGCAATAGCATTTAAAGCAAATGAATGCGGGAATTATCCAAGTTATCCTCTGTATATAGGTTCTGGGACGGCAAAACCATCTAAGAGGGATATACAGACCTGTGTTTTAACTATTATCCAGCAACAATGCCCATTTGATAACTATCCGTTTTATTGTCTAAAAATCTTTAAAAATTTTGACTATGGAATCGAATTAAAAAATCCATTCTCAGAAAAAAAAGATTAAGAAAATTTTTATGAAAAAAATACGAATCCTTTTTATTGCCCTTTTTATTTTCTATTGTAAAGGGGGAAATGTGGAGAATTTGCAAGCATTATATGAGTTGATATTTGTTGATGGAGGCAAACGAACGCCAAAACTTATTTTCCAAAAAGAGGTAAACATAGATTTAACCCCAGAAAACGAATACATATATATCATTCGAAATGGGAATGAAGAGATACTGGCAATTCTTGATAATACAAAAAAAAATCTTTTATTTAAAAAAGTATTTACTCTTTTAAATATTGGTCCAATTGCCTATGATAATGACCAAAACAAATGGGTTGCGAGTTCTTCGGAATTGAAACCAGATGCTTTGTTTATCATAAAAACCATTTTATTTACAAAAATAGGAAATGATACATATGACTCTATTTTTTTGGAGATTTTATCTGAGGAACCACCTTTTGAGTTGTTTTCAATTCCATTAGTTTTCCGAAATTATAACTTAGTTTTTGACGGGTTTGCCCTATTTAAAGAGACAAAACTGCTAAAAGAATTAAACCGGATTCCTTTTTCCTATATCTCAGAAAAGAACGGAATTCAAGTATTATCCGCAAAGCCGCATTTTGATAAATTTTATAATTTAGAAAAGTAAAAAAAATTGTATTTTCTAACCTTGGTAAAATCCTTATCTTTTACCAAGGGAAATTTAAAATGAAATCAATTATTTCTTATTTTGTCTATAGACCTCTAATCTCAAATCTTGTTATCCTATTTTTACTTTTAGCGGGTGGACTGAGTTTACTCTTTATTAAGCGCGAAGCATTTCCGAATGTGAACTTATACCAAGTTCGAATTTCTACAATTTTTCCGGGTGCATCGCCTGGAGACGTGGAGCAGAAGATCACAATTCCAATCGAGGAAAAGTTAAGAGAAGTAAGCGGATTTGATACAGTGCGTTCGATTTCTAGAAATTCGGAATCGGAAATTAATGTAAAAGTAGACATTGATCACAAAGACCCTGACAAAGTTGTCGCTGATATAAGACGTGCTGTGGATCAAGTAACAGATCTCCCGCCGCAAGTGAGAGACAAACCACTAGTAATCGAACAGAAGAGTAGCGATTTTCCTGTGATGGAAATTTCTGTGTATGGAGGGAATAACGAAATTGAACTCCAGACTAACGCAAAGTTCATACAAGACGAACTTAGAAAAGTGGAAGGGGTTGCTCGTGTAGATGCATTTGCAAAAAGAAAAAAAGAGTGGCATGTTCTTGTAAACCCCACTTT
Proteins encoded:
- a CDS encoding CPBP family intramembrane metalloprotease, producing MKNFVLLLLFFSFSVLPQEKLDNYVEPLPEKKNTSSEKSPRLAALLGIVPGLGQAYVGNYYSGAGQGLMFIGLYDAERNFRRQPDYIKYSDREVKFDLNDAVVGYELQKNGWVYNDLPYRAAVRTNEKYQDLNYPIFSETNYDRDIRLWKEKQLAEENTLLKYGNYSRTSRSTVNADTLNNPILSTMMYSIYSSYRDAGAMGEERKSETINELAYAPFNYKILQKPEVIAPIAILALFMGVGSRGGDPILMPSSVKRDGSMYAKAFIDGISPGIGEEAFFRGYLNHSLSTSYGPVTGIGTSSVLFMLAHEGNEDARDGRFARLLAGVYLGWIHYRNAYDIRPGIAVHFWNNFLIGLAMMSRYKADPNYDKGQRDVYFMPIQFTFSM